A window from Thiosulfatimonas sediminis encodes these proteins:
- the ppk2 gene encoding polyphosphate kinase 2: MPRDEYEQEKRLLQIELLKLQRWVKEHDERLVMLFEGRDAAGKGGTIKRVMEHLNPRGARVVALDKPNEKEKGQWYFQRYIEQLPTSGEIVLFDRSWYNRAGVERVMGFCSPPQYNQFMHQAPEFERMLVNEGVRLMKFWFSVGRKEQLRRFNARKSDPLKQWKLSPMDLASLDRWEEYTKAKEDMFFYTNTHHAPWTVVKSNDKKRARLEAMRFILSQIPYDGKDNSVVGQADPLIVSSGEAIFADA, from the coding sequence ATGCCGCGCGATGAATATGAGCAAGAGAAGCGCTTGTTGCAAATCGAACTATTGAAACTACAGCGTTGGGTAAAAGAGCATGATGAGCGTCTTGTCATGTTGTTTGAAGGGCGTGATGCCGCCGGCAAGGGTGGCACCATTAAGCGCGTGATGGAGCATTTGAATCCACGCGGTGCGCGAGTGGTGGCGTTGGATAAACCGAACGAGAAAGAGAAAGGTCAGTGGTATTTTCAGCGCTATATTGAGCAGTTGCCGACCAGTGGGGAAATCGTTTTGTTTGACCGTTCTTGGTATAACCGTGCCGGAGTTGAACGAGTGATGGGGTTTTGTTCGCCACCGCAATACAATCAGTTTATGCATCAAGCACCAGAATTTGAAAGGATGCTGGTGAATGAAGGGGTGCGTTTAATGAAGTTTTGGTTTTCCGTCGGTCGTAAGGAGCAGCTACGGCGTTTTAATGCACGTAAAAGCGACCCATTGAAGCAATGGAAGTTAAGTCCGATGGATTTGGCGTCTCTTGACCGCTGGGAAGAGTACACCAAGGCGAAAGAAGATATGTTTTTTTACACTAATACGCATCACGCTCCGTGGACGGTGGTCAAGTCAAATGATAAAAAGCGTGCTCGATTAGAGGCGATGCGATTTATTTTGAGCCAGATTCCGTATGACGGTAAAGATAATAGCGTCGTGGGTCAAGCAGATCCACTGATTGTCAGCAGCGGTGAAGCGATTTTTGCGGATGCCTGA
- the gshB gene encoding glutathione synthase yields the protein MKLGIVMDPISQIKPHKDSSFAMLLEAQRRGYELYYMQPEDLFLQNGNAYADTTLLKVWDRGINEQFYGFGHSQSIALRELDIILIRQDPPFNNDYLYSTHILEQAETEGVLVVNKPQSLRDANEKLFASWFPNCIPTTLVSAKADKLRAFVEQQQDTIFKPLDAMGGASIFRVKANDPNISVIIESMTDHGKHYIMAQAFLPEILQGDKRILLIYGEPIAYTLARIPKAGETRGNIAAGGTGVGMEITERERWLCEQIKPTIQAKGLHFVGLDVIGDYITEINVTSPTCIRELDAQFGLNIAGVLFDHLEQQLKQ from the coding sequence ATGAAACTTGGCATAGTAATGGATCCAATCAGCCAGATTAAACCCCATAAAGACAGCTCTTTTGCGATGCTATTGGAGGCTCAAAGACGCGGTTATGAGCTCTACTATATGCAGCCAGAAGACCTGTTTCTTCAGAATGGCAATGCCTATGCTGACACCACGCTGCTTAAAGTTTGGGATCGCGGAATCAATGAGCAATTCTACGGTTTTGGTCACAGCCAAAGCATCGCACTGCGCGAACTGGACATCATCTTAATTCGCCAAGACCCGCCATTTAACAACGACTATCTTTATAGCACCCACATTTTAGAACAAGCGGAAACAGAAGGGGTTTTAGTCGTCAACAAACCGCAAAGCCTACGTGACGCCAACGAAAAATTATTTGCCAGCTGGTTTCCTAACTGCATCCCAACCACCTTGGTCAGTGCCAAAGCCGATAAACTACGCGCTTTTGTTGAACAGCAGCAAGACACCATTTTCAAACCGCTCGATGCCATGGGCGGCGCATCGATTTTTCGTGTCAAGGCGAATGATCCAAACATCAGCGTAATTATCGAAAGCATGACCGACCACGGCAAACACTATATTATGGCGCAAGCCTTTCTACCGGAAATTCTGCAAGGCGATAAACGTATTTTGCTGATTTATGGTGAACCGATTGCTTATACATTGGCGCGCATTCCCAAGGCAGGTGAAACCCGTGGCAATATCGCCGCCGGCGGCACCGGTGTCGGCATGGAAATAACCGAACGCGAACGCTGGCTATGTGAACAAATCAAACCAACGATACAAGCGAAAGGACTGCATTTTGTTGGCTTAGATGTGATTGGCGATTACATCACCGAAATCAATGTCACCAGCCCAACGTGCATTCGCGAACTGGACGCGCAATTTGGACTGAATATTGCCGGCGTCCTGTTTGACCATCTGGAACAACAATTAAAACAATAA
- a CDS encoding YggS family pyridoxal phosphate-dependent enzyme → MERSEQLLHNWHDVTQRIHNACLQAQRDLNDVNLLAVSKTKPVTDIIALAQTGQVHFGENYLQEALDKISALPELVWHFIGPIQSNKTRPVAEHFTWVHSVDRLKIAQRLSEQRPAHLAPLNILLAVNIDREESKSGFFPEQLAATVAEILPLPNIQLRGLMTIPQAREQLSEQRSVFAEIHQLLSDLQQQFPQAQLDQLSMGMSSDLEAAIFEGATWVRIGTDLFGARDYTAKNSLKLASKIQKAD, encoded by the coding sequence ATGGAACGCAGCGAACAACTTCTACACAATTGGCATGACGTCACACAACGCATCCATAACGCCTGTCTGCAAGCTCAGCGCGACCTAAACGACGTGAACTTATTAGCGGTCAGCAAAACCAAACCGGTGACGGATATCATCGCATTAGCACAAACCGGCCAAGTGCACTTTGGTGAAAACTATTTGCAAGAAGCGCTCGATAAAATCTCGGCCTTGCCGGAATTAGTGTGGCACTTTATCGGCCCAATTCAATCCAATAAAACTCGTCCGGTAGCCGAACACTTTACTTGGGTACACAGCGTTGATCGTTTAAAAATCGCGCAACGCTTAAGCGAGCAACGGCCAGCGCATCTCGCCCCGTTAAATATTTTATTGGCCGTCAATATTGACCGAGAAGAGAGCAAATCAGGATTTTTTCCCGAGCAGCTGGCAGCGACAGTGGCCGAGATTCTGCCATTGCCGAATATTCAATTGCGCGGTCTAATGACCATTCCACAAGCGCGCGAGCAATTAAGTGAACAAAGATCGGTCTTTGCAGAAATACATCAACTGCTCAGCGATTTGCAACAACAATTCCCGCAGGCGCAGCTTGATCAACTCTCGATGGGAATGTCCAGTGACTTGGAAGCCGCCATTTTTGAAGGTGCCACCTGGGTACGCATCGGCACAGATCTATTCGGTGCACGCGACTACACAGCCAAAAATTCACTGAAGCTGGCGTCTAAAATACAAAAAGCCGATTAG
- a CDS encoding aspartate carbamoyltransferase catalytic subunit, with the protein MKARLTAPNPQLNELGKLKHLLTLEGLKQHHLTEILDTAESFIDPNTNKIKKVPLLRGKSIMNLFFEPSTRTRTTFEIAEKRLSADIESLDIQTSAAKKGESLLDTLWNLQAMQADMFVIRHAESGAAHFFAQHVAPGVHVLNAGDGQHAHPTQALLDMFTIRKKKGDIFDLKVAIVGDILHSRVVRSQIQALSILEAREIRVIGPKTLLPEHPEVLGVHVYHDIEEGLKDVDVVIMVRLQNERMKSALIPSEKEFFKRYGLTEKRLALAKPGAIVMHPGPINRGVEIDSAVADGPQSVILEQVTYGIAVRMAVMSVIMSNAAQLTQYQAEQEQAALSEVEMENAQ; encoded by the coding sequence ATGAAAGCCCGTTTAACCGCCCCCAATCCGCAACTCAACGAACTAGGCAAGCTAAAACACCTGCTCACTTTGGAGGGGTTAAAACAGCACCACCTAACCGAAATTCTGGACACTGCCGAGTCATTTATCGACCCAAACACCAATAAAATTAAAAAGGTTCCATTGCTGCGCGGCAAAAGCATTATGAACCTTTTTTTTGAGCCGAGCACACGCACGCGCACCACCTTTGAGATTGCCGAAAAACGGCTGTCTGCCGACATCGAGAGCTTGGATATTCAAACCTCTGCGGCCAAAAAAGGCGAATCTTTGCTTGATACGCTATGGAATTTACAGGCCATGCAGGCGGATATGTTCGTGATTCGCCATGCCGAAAGCGGCGCCGCGCATTTTTTTGCGCAACACGTTGCGCCGGGGGTACACGTTCTCAATGCCGGCGATGGCCAACACGCGCATCCCACTCAAGCGCTGTTGGATATGTTTACCATCCGCAAAAAGAAAGGCGATATTTTCGATTTAAAAGTCGCCATTGTTGGCGACATTTTGCATTCCCGCGTGGTGCGTTCGCAAATTCAAGCCTTGAGTATTTTGGAGGCCCGCGAAATTCGCGTTATTGGCCCAAAAACCTTACTGCCTGAACACCCTGAAGTGCTCGGTGTGCACGTCTATCACGATATTGAAGAAGGTCTGAAAGATGTCGATGTGGTGATTATGGTGCGCCTACAAAATGAACGCATGAAATCGGCATTGATTCCCAGCGAAAAAGAGTTCTTTAAACGCTATGGTTTAACTGAAAAACGCCTCGCTCTAGCCAAACCCGGCGCGATTGTTATGCACCCTGGGCCAATCAATCGTGGCGTAGAAATCGATTCTGCCGTGGCCGATGGCCCACAATCGGTCATTTTAGAACAAGTTACCTACGGTATCGCGGTGCGTATGGCGGTTATGTCGGTCATTATGAGCAACGCGGCACAACTGACACAATACCAAGCGGAACAAGAACAAGCCGCCCTATCTGAGGTAGAGATGGAGAACGCCCAATGA
- the gshA gene encoding glutamate--cysteine ligase, producing MPATSVPHLQTALTGPLLELESHLLAHTNEIEAWLRKQFSKTPAPFYASVDLRNAGYKLAPVDTNLFPAGFNNLHPDLRSLAVHAAQSKIAQVCPIADGVLIIPENHTRNTFYLENLFTLKCIIESAGYEVQIGSMLEGLDAPMIIELPSGNALTLKPLIRKDDQVGVENFFPCAVLLNNDLSGGRPKILENIKQTLLPPLDLGWDNRYKTHHFQHYSDVTAAFAKIINIDPWLITPTSVPCGPINFKERTGLDLLAETVNQMLSDTQRYYNEHHIKCKPFTIVKSDSGTYGMAIMSVQSAEDVLNLNRKQRNKMASAKEGLQVEQMLVQEGVYTYETINGAVAEPVVYMIGSQVVGSFYRIHTGKGATDNLNSPGMHFEPLSYAEAGILPDESQQPDAAPNRFYAYGVIARLALLAAAREIADAAGELPSLESA from the coding sequence ATGCCAGCCACTTCCGTTCCGCATTTGCAGACCGCTCTAACCGGGCCTCTGCTAGAATTAGAAAGCCATTTACTCGCGCACACCAATGAAATTGAAGCCTGGTTGCGCAAACAATTTAGCAAAACACCGGCGCCGTTTTACGCATCTGTAGACCTGCGCAATGCGGGCTACAAACTCGCACCGGTTGACACAAATCTATTCCCCGCCGGTTTTAATAACCTGCATCCGGATTTACGCTCTCTAGCGGTGCACGCTGCTCAGAGTAAAATCGCACAAGTCTGTCCAATTGCCGATGGGGTATTGATTATTCCGGAAAACCATACCCGCAATACCTTCTATCTCGAAAACCTGTTTACGCTGAAATGCATTATTGAATCTGCCGGCTATGAAGTGCAGATTGGCTCAATGCTGGAAGGTTTGGACGCCCCGATGATTATTGAGTTGCCATCCGGCAACGCCTTAACCTTAAAACCACTGATTCGTAAAGACGACCAGGTCGGCGTGGAAAATTTCTTCCCCTGCGCTGTTTTGCTCAATAACGATCTCTCTGGCGGACGCCCGAAAATTTTAGAAAACATCAAACAGACGCTACTGCCGCCACTCGATTTGGGCTGGGACAACCGCTACAAAACTCACCATTTTCAACACTATTCGGATGTGACTGCAGCATTTGCCAAAATCATCAATATTGACCCTTGGTTAATTACGCCAACGTCCGTACCTTGCGGCCCGATTAACTTCAAAGAACGCACCGGCTTAGACCTCTTAGCGGAAACCGTTAACCAAATGCTTTCGGACACGCAACGCTATTACAACGAACACCATATCAAATGCAAACCGTTCACCATTGTTAAATCGGATAGCGGCACTTACGGTATGGCGATTATGTCGGTACAAAGTGCCGAAGACGTCCTCAACCTAAACCGCAAGCAACGCAATAAAATGGCGTCGGCAAAAGAAGGTTTACAGGTTGAACAAATGCTGGTGCAAGAAGGCGTTTACACTTACGAAACAATTAATGGTGCCGTGGCAGAACCGGTCGTTTATATGATTGGTAGCCAAGTGGTTGGCAGCTTCTATCGGATACACACAGGCAAAGGCGCAACCGACAACTTAAACTCGCCGGGTATGCATTTTGAGCCACTTTCTTATGCTGAAGCCGGTATTTTACCCGATGAAAGCCAACAGCCAGATGCCGCACCGAATCGCTTTTATGCGTATGGTGTTATTGCCCGTTTGGCGCTCTTAGCGGCTGCGCGTGAAATCGCTGATGCCGCCGGCGAACTGCCTTCTCTTGAAAGCGCTTAA
- a CDS encoding YqgE/AlgH family protein, whose protein sequence is MKQLQSLEHYFLVAMPSLDNSWFEKTVIYIVEDNQHGTMGLVINLPHNLDVRSLLEHFDFPYTERNPHLDDTVLMGGPVDSERGFILHQQGGEWKSSMPLPDHLAMTVSEDFLQAVSNEAAPDAFIACLGFAGWEPGQLAEELQNNSWLTIPYNASLLFETPLEQRWEVALGTLGIAPEFLSSEAGHA, encoded by the coding sequence ATGAAACAGCTGCAATCACTCGAACATTATTTTCTCGTCGCCATGCCGTCTCTCGACAACAGTTGGTTTGAAAAAACCGTTATCTATATTGTCGAAGACAATCAACATGGAACGATGGGATTGGTCATCAACCTGCCACACAATTTAGATGTGCGCAGCCTGTTGGAGCACTTCGATTTTCCCTATACCGAACGCAATCCTCACCTTGACGATACCGTTCTCATGGGCGGGCCAGTCGATTCGGAACGCGGCTTTATTCTGCATCAACAAGGCGGCGAATGGAAAAGCTCTATGCCACTTCCAGATCACTTAGCAATGACCGTCTCGGAAGATTTCCTGCAAGCCGTGAGTAATGAAGCCGCGCCAGACGCTTTTATCGCCTGTTTGGGTTTTGCCGGCTGGGAACCAGGACAGTTGGCTGAAGAATTGCAAAATAACAGCTGGTTGACCATTCCGTACAACGCTTCGCTATTATTTGAAACTCCGCTTGAACAGCGCTGGGAAGTGGCACTGGGCACACTCGGTATCGCCCCCGAATTTCTCAGTAGCGAGGCCGGCCATGCCTAA
- the metF gene encoding methylenetetrahydrofolate reductase [NAD(P)H], whose translation MQSQQKYAQKLSLEFFPPRTEKGTEKLKSVIQDLGAINPEYMSVTYGAGGTTQEKTVETVRYIQRETPFSAAPHLTCIGATEESVLHLLNEYEAMGVKRIVALRGDLPSGMMDPGEFKYASDLVAFIKQQKGDTFHLEVAAYPETHPQARNCDIGIKWFKHKVEQGADSAITQYFFNFDSYRYFIDNCEKNGIDLPIIPGIMPITNYENLIRFSQGCGAEVPRWLKCRLESFDNDQAGLLEFGQDVVTELSQKLLDAGAPGIHFYSMNNTQPTLAIAQALTLK comes from the coding sequence ATGCAATCGCAACAGAAATATGCACAGAAACTCAGTTTAGAGTTTTTTCCGCCGCGCACTGAAAAAGGGACTGAGAAACTCAAGAGTGTCATTCAAGATCTCGGTGCGATAAATCCTGAATATATGTCAGTCACTTACGGTGCTGGCGGAACCACTCAGGAAAAAACCGTAGAAACCGTGCGATACATTCAGCGCGAAACGCCTTTCTCTGCCGCACCGCACTTAACCTGCATTGGTGCAACAGAAGAAAGCGTGTTGCACCTACTTAATGAGTACGAAGCGATGGGCGTCAAACGTATCGTGGCTCTGCGCGGTGACTTACCTTCAGGCATGATGGATCCGGGCGAATTTAAATACGCCAGTGATTTAGTCGCATTCATCAAACAACAAAAAGGCGATACGTTCCATTTAGAAGTGGCCGCCTACCCGGAAACGCATCCTCAAGCACGCAATTGCGACATCGGAATCAAATGGTTCAAGCATAAGGTTGAACAAGGCGCGGATTCGGCGATTACTCAGTATTTTTTCAATTTTGACAGCTATCGTTATTTCATCGATAACTGTGAAAAAAACGGTATCGACCTGCCGATTATTCCCGGAATAATGCCCATTACCAACTATGAAAATCTGATTCGATTTTCACAAGGCTGTGGTGCCGAAGTACCGCGCTGGTTAAAGTGCCGCTTGGAATCATTTGACAACGACCAGGCCGGATTACTTGAATTTGGTCAAGATGTGGTGACCGAACTGTCGCAAAAATTGCTCGACGCCGGCGCACCGGGGATTCACTTCTACAGCATGAACAACACCCAGCCCACGCTGGCGATTGCTCAGGCTCTAACACTAAAATAA
- the ruvX gene encoding Holliday junction resolvase RuvX gives MPKPIEGTVIGFDFGLRRIGVAVGQTITQTASPECIVKSQDGKPDWEHISRLFATWQPVAIVVGLPMRLDGSEQPLTQPARKFGQRLSGRYGRAVFFIEEQLSSIEAENRHAANPRNKKPQHLDHHAAQIILENWLQQLR, from the coding sequence ATGCCTAAGCCAATAGAGGGCACCGTGATCGGTTTTGATTTTGGTTTGCGCCGGATTGGCGTTGCCGTCGGCCAAACGATTACCCAAACCGCCTCGCCAGAATGCATTGTCAAAAGCCAAGATGGCAAACCCGATTGGGAACATATCAGCCGCTTGTTCGCCACTTGGCAGCCGGTCGCAATCGTCGTTGGTTTACCGATGCGTTTAGATGGCAGCGAACAACCTTTAACCCAACCGGCGCGAAAATTCGGCCAACGGTTAAGCGGTCGCTATGGTCGAGCGGTGTTCTTTATTGAAGAACAACTTAGCTCCATCGAAGCGGAAAATCGGCACGCCGCTAATCCACGAAATAAGAAACCGCAACATCTCGACCATCACGCCGCGCAAATAATTTTAGAAAACTGGTTACAACAACTCCGCTAG
- a CDS encoding 16S rRNA (uracil(1498)-N(3))-methyltransferase yields MRISRFYLPGDYHSGAILELSKEQAHYALTVLRLRDGFQIEVFNGQGCYAAATLQVQGRKAASVLLSEVQHSQKESPLHSVLLQGISRGDRMDYSLQKAVELGISAIQPLFTERCEVKLNGDKLEKRREQWQSIVINACEQSGRSQVPEVLPLLSLSEFWQQNPTIQGLVGDPFATQTLAQIPPPNLQQPLHLLIGPEGGLSDTEVQQAIAHGCNAIQLGPRILRTETAGPAMLAIAQSLWGDI; encoded by the coding sequence ATGCGTATTTCCCGTTTTTATCTGCCAGGCGACTATCATAGTGGCGCCATACTGGAACTGTCCAAAGAACAAGCGCATTACGCCCTAACCGTATTGCGCCTTCGTGATGGTTTTCAAATCGAAGTCTTCAATGGCCAAGGCTGTTATGCCGCAGCAACCCTTCAGGTACAAGGCCGCAAAGCGGCCAGCGTCTTACTCAGCGAAGTACAGCACTCACAAAAAGAGTCGCCTTTGCACAGCGTTTTGTTGCAAGGGATTTCGCGCGGCGACCGGATGGATTACAGCTTACAAAAAGCGGTCGAATTAGGGATCAGCGCCATTCAACCCCTGTTTACCGAACGCTGCGAAGTCAAACTAAACGGCGACAAATTGGAAAAACGCCGCGAACAATGGCAGAGCATCGTTATTAATGCGTGTGAGCAGTCTGGACGATCTCAAGTCCCTGAAGTTCTCCCCTTGTTGAGCCTCAGCGAGTTTTGGCAACAAAACCCCACTATACAAGGTTTGGTGGGCGACCCTTTCGCCACACAAACTCTGGCGCAAATCCCCCCTCCCAATCTACAGCAACCCTTGCACTTGCTCATCGGACCGGAAGGCGGCTTAAGCGATACCGAAGTACAACAAGCAATCGCCCATGGCTGCAATGCGATTCAACTAGGACCGCGTATTCTACGCACTGAAACCGCCGGTCCGGCGATGCTCGCCATTGCCCAATCTTTATGGGGCGATATTTAA
- the pyrR gene encoding bifunctional pyr operon transcriptional regulator/uracil phosphoribosyltransferase PyrR has product MQELDIDVTALLDQMSRDLIQKMVDRPNPKMIGIRTGGEWIARELHKRMQLPEELGVIDIAFYRDDFSRIGLNPEIKPSDIPWEVEDQHLILVDDLLYTGRTIRSALNEIFDYGRPASVTLVVLLDRKACRELPLQADVVGMQLACSQKIKATGPDPIKIIISEPVEVTV; this is encoded by the coding sequence ATGCAAGAACTCGATATCGACGTCACCGCGCTCCTCGACCAAATGAGCCGCGACCTCATCCAGAAAATGGTCGATCGGCCAAATCCCAAAATGATTGGGATTCGCACCGGCGGTGAATGGATTGCCCGCGAACTGCACAAACGAATGCAGCTGCCAGAAGAACTCGGAGTCATTGACATCGCCTTTTACCGAGATGACTTTTCGCGTATTGGATTAAATCCAGAAATCAAACCATCGGATATCCCGTGGGAAGTCGAAGACCAACACCTTATTTTGGTGGATGATCTGTTGTATACCGGACGGACGATACGTTCGGCACTCAATGAAATTTTCGATTACGGCCGCCCTGCCAGTGTCACTTTAGTGGTGCTGCTCGACCGTAAAGCCTGTCGCGAACTCCCGCTGCAAGCAGATGTGGTCGGCATGCAATTAGCGTGCAGCCAAAAAATTAAAGCGACCGGTCCAGACCCGATTAAAATCATTATTTCCGAGCCAGTTGAGGTAACTGTATGA
- a CDS encoding dihydroorotase, which yields MRFAILNARVIDPSQDLDDVTNLYLARGRITHIGKQAPSGFIADQEIDATNKWVIPGLVDLQARLGEPGSIYAGSIASETRAAVAGGITTICCPPDTNPVNDTQAVTELIQRRARQAATAYVMPIGALTQGLEGKLLSGIYSLIEGGCVALSQANKPVQSALTLKNALEYTTSLDTVVMLRCEDNDLKNNGVAHDGPVASRLGLPAIPHSAETTALARDLILVEESGIRAHFSQLSCARSVEMIADAKKRGLPVTCDVAIHQLLLSEMDLLGFNSLFHVSPPLRSLQDRDALLAGVRSGVIDAIVSDHTPLHRDDKLLPFGESKPGIIGLETLLPLVLKLVQEGQLELYTALRAVTQTPAEILQIPTGALQINRPADLVIIDPEGIWTLSEDNIVSEGKNSPFLGWEFIGQVEQTFFQGMPVYKNNCV from the coding sequence ATGAGATTTGCGATTCTTAATGCCCGAGTTATCGACCCAAGCCAAGATTTGGATGACGTTACGAATCTCTATTTAGCCCGTGGCCGGATTACTCATATCGGAAAACAAGCACCCTCCGGTTTTATCGCCGACCAAGAAATTGATGCCACCAATAAATGGGTTATTCCTGGGTTAGTCGATTTACAAGCGCGTTTGGGCGAACCAGGCAGTATCTATGCCGGTTCGATTGCCAGCGAAACCCGCGCTGCCGTTGCCGGCGGTATCACTACCATCTGCTGCCCGCCGGACACCAATCCAGTCAATGACACCCAGGCAGTTACCGAGCTGATTCAACGCCGTGCGCGTCAAGCAGCAACCGCTTATGTCATGCCGATTGGCGCACTCACTCAAGGCTTGGAAGGCAAGCTGCTGAGCGGCATCTACTCGCTTATCGAAGGCGGTTGTGTCGCCCTAAGCCAAGCCAATAAACCAGTGCAAAGCGCCTTGACCTTAAAAAATGCTTTGGAATACACCACCTCTTTAGATACGGTTGTCATGCTGCGTTGTGAAGACAACGATTTAAAAAACAACGGGGTTGCGCATGATGGTCCAGTGGCCTCGCGTTTAGGTTTGCCAGCAATACCACACTCGGCGGAAACAACCGCCTTGGCACGTGATTTAATCTTAGTCGAAGAATCCGGTATTCGCGCACACTTCTCACAACTCTCCTGCGCACGCTCTGTCGAGATGATTGCCGATGCAAAAAAACGCGGTTTACCCGTGACCTGTGATGTCGCTATCCACCAGCTGCTGCTGTCAGAAATGGATTTACTCGGTTTTAACAGCCTGTTTCATGTTTCGCCGCCACTGCGCAGTTTGCAAGACCGCGATGCACTGCTTGCCGGTGTCCGTAGCGGCGTGATTGATGCCATTGTCAGTGACCATACGCCTCTGCACCGCGATGATAAGCTGCTACCGTTTGGCGAAAGCAAGCCCGGCATCATCGGTTTAGAAACACTCCTGCCATTGGTGCTTAAACTGGTGCAAGAAGGGCAACTGGAACTCTATACCGCGCTGCGTGCTGTCACCCAAACGCCGGCAGAAATCTTACAAATCCCAACAGGGGCTTTACAGATTAATCGTCCAGCAGACCTAGTCATTATCGACCCGGAAGGCATTTGGACACTCAGCGAAGACAACATTGTGAGTGAAGGGAAAAATTCGCCCTTCCTCGGATGGGAGTTTATCGGACAGGTAGAGCAAACCTTCTTCCAAGGAATGCCTGTTTACAAAAACAATTGCGTTTAA
- a CDS encoding FAD:protein FMN transferase, translated as MCFSRRSFLKSLPAYALTPLVLHACSRPANRLLDAYKAQIIVFGTEVDLTLYHPDQAVINQAIATINADFQAFHHEWHAWEKGGIISKINQAIAAGQTIQIADSIRAFIEKSQRLSAASDYLFDPGIGQLIALWGFHGDLWQGPPPSALQISEWLSQRPSIKDITFDDRQQLHCSNRQVQLDFGGNAKGLALDLALQSLQAAKIEHALVSIGGDMKALGNKPQEHAWQVAIQNPQQPQNVIASLPLYGGESVVTSGTYQRFYQWQGQRYSHILNPNTGYPADGFASVTVLHADATTADSAATALLIAGPQNWRRIAQQMGIEMAFCIRHSGTFEQTKAMEKRLKLI; from the coding sequence ATGTGCTTTAGCAGACGCTCTTTTCTAAAATCCTTACCCGCTTATGCCCTAACACCACTCGTGTTACACGCTTGTTCGCGTCCAGCCAACAGGCTACTCGACGCTTACAAAGCACAAATCATCGTATTTGGTACTGAGGTCGATTTAACCTTATACCATCCAGACCAAGCAGTCATTAATCAAGCGATTGCCACAATCAACGCCGACTTCCAAGCCTTTCACCACGAATGGCACGCTTGGGAGAAAGGCGGCATCATTAGCAAAATCAACCAAGCGATAGCCGCTGGCCAAACCATCCAGATTGCCGATTCGATTCGCGCTTTCATCGAAAAATCGCAACGCTTAAGTGCCGCAAGCGACTATCTGTTCGACCCGGGTATCGGTCAACTCATCGCGCTCTGGGGATTTCATGGTGACCTCTGGCAAGGGCCACCGCCGAGCGCACTGCAAATTAGCGAATGGCTGAGTCAACGCCCCTCAATCAAAGACATCACCTTTGATGACCGCCAACAATTGCATTGCTCGAATCGACAAGTCCAACTGGATTTTGGGGGCAATGCCAAAGGCTTGGCGCTCGACCTTGCCCTGCAAAGCTTGCAAGCCGCTAAAATTGAACACGCCCTTGTCAGTATCGGTGGTGACATGAAAGCGCTTGGCAATAAACCACAGGAACACGCGTGGCAAGTCGCGATTCAAAACCCGCAACAGCCGCAAAATGTGATTGCCTCTCTGCCCTTGTATGGCGGCGAAAGTGTGGTCACCTCCGGCACTTATCAGCGCTTCTACCAGTGGCAAGGACAACGCTATTCGCATATTCTCAATCCTAACACCGGTTATCCAGCGGACGGCTTTGCCTCCGTCACCGTGCTGCACGCCGATGCCACTACCGCTGATAGCGCCGCAACCGCTTTGCTGATTGCGGGCCCGCAAAATTGGCGACGCATTGCACAACAAATGGGGATTGAGATGGCTTTCTGCATTCGCCATTCCGGCACATTCGAACAAACAAAAGCGATGGAAAAACGCCTTAAACTGATATAA